Genomic DNA from Candidozyma auris chromosome 1, complete sequence:
cCCTGCTCCTCCTAGACCAGCAGGATTCAATAGTAAAAGAGCCCCTGTCGTGGGACGGTCTCTCAATACTCTCCGTCAAACGGGTCGCGATTCGGATTCTTcagaagatgaggatgaagatatCGATACTTCAGATCTATTCCTAgactccaagaagaaggcgaaAATCACCGAGTTGGATATCAATGGCAACCCGGTCGCCAAGGTGGCtcagagaaagaaggccGAGCAGGATCGCCGTGACGAAGAGAGAATGAGAATGCGTCTCAACGTTAACCTTAAGCCACTCTACTCAACCATATTACGTTGGAACTACAATTCGGATAGTGCCTATCCGACCGAAGATCGTGATATTTACCAGCCCATCAAGGATACTTACTCTGACGTCAAGGAGTACGTAAGGCTCACAGAACCCTTGTTGATGCTTGAATGTTGGCAAGGTATACAGTCATCAAGGACAACCGGTCAGGAAGTGCCTgtgcaacttcttgttggtaGTCGTACAACATGCGATGGATTTTTTGATGTGTATGCTTCTATCAAGAAAGCTGACTtagcaacaagaaaaatTGGTGAGACCGATCTTATGGTCCTTGGTTACGTTGCGGACAAACATATTGAAGCTGCTTCAGAAGTCGCGTCctacttgaagaagccaggTACTCAAACTTGCTTAGCAAAAGTCAGAAGTATCAAACATGCGAACTCCGACTACTGTGATATAACTCTCCGCGTTTATCCTCAAGGTTCGATGATGGGCCTTCTAACGCCTAAAACGGTGATAGTGGGTATGAAGGTAATGCAAATGATAACGGTGGAAAGAGAGTACTCATCTCTCAAGGGCTTGCCATACTATGATCTCTGTGATGATATTTTGTCCGCTACACCCGCTGAACCAGTGAACATctcagatgaagaagctaGATCCATGAGTAGAGGCTATGATGTGAACATTTCGCAAGCGAAAGCTATTTTGGCATCCGCGAGAACAGAGGGATTCTCTCTTATCCAAGGTCCTCCTGGTACTGGTAAGACGAAGACAATCTTGGGAATTGTTGGCCATTTCTTGACGACTGCACAGCTGGAAAACACCATCAGAATTCCAACTCCGTCCAATTCATCACGAAGCGCCACTCCTGAAGATACCGCAAAGGGTCCCAAAGTGTTGATCTGTGCTCCTAGTAATGCCGctgttgatgaacttgttcTTCGTGTAAGAGACGGTGTAGTCAATGCAAAAGGTGAACCTATAAACCCAAAAATTGTTCGTCTCGGAAGAAGTGATGCAATCAATCAAGCCGTGAGAGACTTGAGTTTGGAAGAACAAATTGACAGACAGTTAAATGTGAAGGCTAATGAGGCTCAAATCGACCCCAACATAAGAAATGAGCACACGAAATGCATTGCAGAGAGAGATAGAATACGTGAGGAGCTTAAACGAGGGGATTTAAGAGATGAGCAGGTTGTAGAGCTAGAGACGAAACTTCGAGATATtaacaagaagagatccGAGCTTGGTAAGCGGCTTGATGACCAAAGAGAGAATGCGTCTATTGCATATCGTACTCGAGAAATCGAGAGAAGGCAACTACAAGCAAAGATTCTCTCTGAGGCACGAATTATTTGCTCCACCTTATCTGGTTCTGCTCATGAATTTTTAGCAAGCATGTCGATGACCTTCGACCAGGTTATTATTGATGAAGCTTGTCAGTGTGTTGAGCTTTCAGCAATCATCCCATTGAGATATGGATGTAAGAAATGCATAATGGTTGGTGATCCCAATCAGCTTCCACCAACAGTGCTCTCGCAGAAAGCAGCGTCATTCAAGTATGAAGAGAGTTTGTTCGTACGGATGCAAAGACGCAAGCCAAATTCTGTGTATCTATTAGACGTGCAATATCGTATGCATCCACAGATCTCCAGATTTCCTAGCTTGCAGTTTTACAACTCAAGACTCAAAGATGGAAATGGAATGTATGAGAAAAATGATCGACCTTGGCATAGAGAGTTCCCATACTCACCATATCGcttttttgatattttgagTAAACATCAGCAAAGTGACAAAACTAAATCGTTTTTCAACTATTCTGAAGCTCAAGTAGCTTTAGAATTGGTGCAAAAGTTGATGGATATACTACCAACTAATCATTTTAAGGGAAGAATTGGTATAATTTCTCCCTATAAGGAACAAATCCGCACACTCAAAGATGTGTTCCAAAGAAAGTATGGTAGGACtattcttgatgaaattgactTCAACACTGTTGATGGTTTCCAGGGTCAGGAAAAGGAGATCATTATAATGTCATGTGTAAGAGCAAGTGAAAGTGGAAGCGTCGGGTTTTTAAGTGATATAAGACGTATGAATGTCGCCTTGACTCGTGCAAGAACTACACTCTGGATTCTTGGAAATAAaaagtcgttgaagagagaCAACGTATGGTCAAAGTTGATTCAAGATGCTGAAGATCGGAATTGTGTCACTTCTGCGGAGCCTGGATTTTTAAAGATGATATCTTCGAAGCCGACAACGAACACCTTTAAAAACCTGTCTCAGGTACCTCCTATAGGTGAGAGCACAAAGGAGCAGATCGACAACTGCAGGCCATCAGTGAAAAGACCTTCCGAAAACGacagatcttcttctgcttctgaCTCTTCTGAGCCTCCACGCAAAAAGGCACTGCTGTTGTTTAATTCCTCCGAAGAATCCTCCAATAATTTATTGCCTCAGGTGAAGACTAAGATGAAGATTCCAAAAAGCGGTGTTTATGTACATCCTGGGACTAAGGTCCTGAGCCCTTTTCCTGTTGAAAAACCTGCCTCAaactctccttcttcatccGAGCCGACTCCTTCTGATGAGAAATCCAAAGTTGCAGATATTTCTGCCTCTGCGAAGGCACCATCCCCTCCAAAGGCAGTCAAGAGTGGTGTCTACGCTCCACCGGACCCCAAAGCCCGCAAAAAATCGACTAGTATATTTATTAAAAGGAAGGGCAATTCCCGCCAGGCGCGTCCGTCTGGGCCACCATATTAGGCTAATATAGAATTACCTTGGACTACTCAAACTTGAGATCCTTTGTTGCTTTGATGGCGGAACTCTTAGTTTTTTGCGAATTAGTAGAATTTACATTCTCTGTCACTGTATCAACAATCGTGGTTGAACGAGGGTGGTAACCATAATGTGTCATTGTAAACCTCAGAAGCGGCCTTGTTGAATTCAGGGATGCCGTATCATCGTCGCTTAAAATTATCTGAGCGCTTGAAACTTGATTGCTATAGTTGGTGTCATTTCGAAGTGAATCCAACGCATGAGCGACTGCGTTGAGCTCGCAGTATACCAAACTCTCAAAATAAACAGGCTGTCCAacctttcttttgttttccCATTCGTCAAGCGCAGCTTTTAAGGTGTCAAAGCAGGAAATGAGCATGCTTTCCATCTCAGAAGGCATTGATCTCGATTGGGATAGCACCTCGagcatcttctcttctcttttgttaAGCAGAGCTGCTATATTACTCCATATAATACCATCTTGATGTAGAACAGCGGATagatttgaagatgacaCACTAAGATCTTCTAGAGCCCTAATCCGTTGCGATAGTAGTTCGGTAATGGGATTTACGTCGATCTTCTCCGTGATAGTGTTCagctcatcatcaacgtcATTACGTGAGGCCCTTTCATCTCTTTTGCCATTGAAAATCTTGTGTACCATGGATGACACTGTCTCCTTGACCTTAACAAATTGCGCATTGCCTTTCTCGTAACCTCTATCATATGCTGACTTCTCAGTCACTTGTTGTGTCTCGCCGTCAGCAACCTCGTAAGCTTGGGCACCCATATTTTGAGCATTCGGAGACTCTCCATGCTCTCGCTTAGCTGCTTCCTCGGCTGGCCTCGCTTTGACCACCTCACTAGACGATTTTTGATTTGCGCCTTTATATTTGAATAGTGCTTCGACGGGAACTTTTTTGTACAACACCTGCAATTCATCTTGAGGTAGTCCACTTGATAACAAAAAGTTGGTTATGACACTTTCCCCgtgtttttcaagttctcgGAAGATATTTACATATTTGGCAGACTTGCTCTCAAGTACCGAGCTCGCCTCCTCTATCTCAGAATTGACGGCAGCCCTGTTTGCTCTTAATAGTCTCAAACGGCTTTCGAGGTCATCAATCTCAGTATCGATATCGTTACgtttgtgaagaagtccaGCAAGCTTGACACCAAAGCTGTGATCATCGCTTTTGATCGACTTAACACGGTTTAATACCCTCGATCGTCTGATGTCCCACCTTTCAAGGTGATGCAAGAGCCCTCTGAGCAGTGTGCTTTCTTTACCATATAGCTCGTGAAGCGAGTAACAGTTCTTTGATagttcaacaaaatgatCACCAAGTAGTTGTCTGATTTCCCTGCAATCATTTCCCTCGCTGATAAAACATTTATGAGTAGACATATCCCGCTTCATTTCCTCCTTTATTTCCTGTTGTCTGTCGAGCAAAAACTGTAGTAGCAGCTCGTCATGCTGGTGTGTTTGCCATACGTTATCCATGTCATTGTACAGATGCTCCTCTGTCTGTATAGCTGAGGGAGACATTGATTCCTTCAATGTGCTCTCATAAAGGTAGCTTGTCAGCAAAGAAGTCGATCGGTGGGGATCCTCGTTTGCAGTGGGTTCTTCTGTTCCGATATTGCTTGACGAGTTTCTGTCCTTATCTAGATCAGTGTGGTTCTGGGTGAGAAAGTCATTTGGATCGAGCCCGTCGTCTGATGACTCGGGCACCGTTCCTAGCAGAGAAAGTGGCTGAGAGGCAATTTGAACGGATGCGAGGTTAATCGACTCAAAGTCTTCGCCATCATCAGACATGGTGGTGACTAAGTAAGTGCCTCGAGGTGCGCATCAACTGGGAGATTATCGCGATGCAGTAGTGTGTTCCCCACAGTTCGATAAGAGCTAATCAAAATGAAAGTAGACGCTGTCAAGAATTATAATGAACTCTAGAGGTCTATGAGTATCTACTCCAATCGCCTGTGGGtgttttttttgatttttttttttttcttatcgCTTACTCCTAACTTATGTGTACTTTCGAATCCTCTGCGCGAGATCGTCAAAAGAATGCTTACAGGACCCTAACATAGCGGGATAGTTCACCCGTACGAGTATGTGTTCCCTAGTCTCCTGTGAATAATGTCCTCAGTGTCCTGAATAAGAGTCGTTCTCTACCAAACTAAGCTCTTGTAGGTCAACGTATACGTATTGCGACAAGCACAATACGGAAGATTTCGGTTAAATATTGTTCAAAGTCAACGCAGATGCCACCGACGTGGAATCTACAGCGTTCTTaaactcttcaaagcttAGACGACCATCGCCGTCAGCATCAGCCTCCAGAATAGTCTTGTCGACAATCTGCTGTAGCTCTTCATCTTGCAAATTTTTGCCTaccatcatcttcatgaCAATAAAGAGTTCGCCATTACCAATGAAGCCATCTCTGTCGATATCATATATCTTAAATGCAAACCGAAGTTTCTCTAGACGTGAAGACTTGCCGCTGAAGGCTGAAAGACCCGTGATAAACTCTTGGAAATCTATCGTACCGTCGTGATCCTCATCGAAAACATCCATTAGTCTGCTGGAGAGCGGGTTTGAAGATATACCAGGAATCGCTAAGAACTCATTCTTATCAATGGCCCCACTCCCATCGCTATCGAGCTTCATGAACCTTTTTCTGAGTCTATCAATCTCTTCACGGTCAAAGTTCGTGCCTTCCATGAAGGACTCTAGAAGCGTGGATGATGCTAACCCCATTTTATTGCCGAATTTGCCTTTCTATATACGTGGTTGAAGTACTCGATTCTCCGGATGGGTGTTCTACATAATCCACTTCAGTGGGTACGATCTATGCAGGTTTTGGACAGGACTCCCAGTTATCAGAAGATCCATTGCCTTGAACTAATCCAAAGATCTGTTTGCTGATTTACGTTTATTGTCTTGGAAACGCCATAGTTATATACGTCTTTGCACATAATCTCATGAGCTCAAAGCTCCACGTTCCTCACAACTTTGGTGTGAAGGAACCGCCTACATGACTGCCTCCATCAATTGGCAACACAATACCGTTGATGTAATTAGACTGTCTAGCAACCAAAAACATCACTGCATTGATCAAATCTTCCTTCACACCCAAACGCTTTCTTGGGTTCGTTTCTTTCATCATTTCACCAGCCATGTCCAAGAGACCTTGGGACATCTTGGTAGGGAAAAAGCCAGGGGCAAGGGAGTTGACAGTGATATTTCTGGGGCCCAATTGAACAGCCAAGTTCTTGCCCAAATGAGAGACACCAGCCTTTGAAGCCAAGTAACCATAAGTGCCGACTGGGTCAGCTGCAACAAGCGAAGCAACAGATGACATGATGATAACTCTTGCTGGGTCGTTTTCCTTACCAGCCTTTTCGAGCAAGGGAGCAAATAACTTAATAGTGTGGAACACAGCCACAACGTTTAAATCAAGGACTTTTTTAACGGCAGCAATTGGGTGCTCCTCCAAGGACGCTCCCCAACTGGCACCGGCATTGGCAATAAGAATATCAACTTGGGAGACTTTCTTGCTCACCTCATCAAAAAACCTCTGACAGTCACTTTCCTTGGAAATATCAGCTGGAATGGCAATCACTTCAACGGCCTTACCGTCATCTTTGGCAATTTTTTCTAAATGCGCTTTGGCTTCCTGGCAGGCCTTGTCCTTTCTAGAAGTTATGACAATGGTTTTGATGCCATTCTTGACTAGCCCTTCAGCAGCATAAAGACCCAAGCCTCTTGTGCCTCCAGTTACAACGGCGGTCTTGCCATTAACTTCGTAAGTGTACATTATTTAGAGTTGTgagtgaaggtgatgaaaaTTCGAGGAGTTCACTGTCGGCTCTTTATATAATTTCTCCGGCATTTTCCCCACAAATGTGTCCTATTTCCCTCGGCAGCACAGGTTCGCGCCCAATTATGTCCGGGACGCTCACATGAAAGGTCTCCAACGTTCAGGGGTCGCTTTCCGCGAGCGCTTTGGGTAGTACATAAAacaccatttgcaaccCGATTTTGCGTGGGTTTGCGGCAACGAAGCAACTTGTTTCTGAATTTATGAGAGAGATGTCCTTGCCCGTAATTACCTGATGTAGCATGTTTGTGCCATTAGCTTGATCGCTGATTGACCAAATTTCGACCACCTCGTCGTTAACTATGAAGAGCTCGTTATCATGGAATCCAGTGGCACGCGGCTTGAAGTCGAACTTCACAACATTATTCCGTGAAAGCTTTCCCGACTTGTTAACGAAAATGGCACATTCGTTGTacaccaacaagaactcCTTGTTATTGTTAAGTTTAAACATCCCCATTGGCTTGATCCCGCTATGAGAGAGCATTCTCCTGATTTGCTCGCTACCTTGAGTTGTGCCCTTTCTGCTGTATACatcaatcttcttgttgatgctcTCTTGAGCGGGAAGCTCTGGCACAGTTCGCGGCTGGAGCCTATTTAGATCTAAGATTTCAAACCCCCGCTGAGTGTGAATAGCAATGGTTGTATTGAACACGGACAAGCCATAACAATCAGCTTGGATGTAAAATCTTTTGAGTAAGAAGAAGGAACTGAATATGCCATTGTTGTCGGTCTCAACCGTGAAAACTTTGAAATTTGTGACACCtgcattcttctttttagCGAGGAATAATGTGGTCACACCTCGGTGACGACCAACCTCGTAAAACTGTATTTGATCGTTCGAAAGCATGGTCGATTGAAGGgtctcttttctttcaaaatatACATCCACAAATTGCGGGAGAGAGTAGTACTTCAACGTCTTGTTGGCTAACACTATAATCACTTTGAAAGCAGGGAGTGCTGTGATCTTGGTCACACTAGTAGAATTTATCATTCTTTTCCAACGATTTTGCAAGTCCGAACAATAAAGTCCCGCACTTAAGCCGATTAAGTGGAAGGTAATACCCTTGTAAAGAAATCGCTCTGAGCATTTCACCCTGCCGACGACTATGCTATCATTATTCAGAGAGTATAAATCAGGACTAGCCCCTCTCTGCTTTAGAAGCACACTCGTATCTTTCGAATTGATCTGTAAAGGATCATTTGAAGGACAAATTGGTAACTTCAACATTCTATCATTAGACTCGTAGGCGAAAAAGGCGCATTCTGTCCCTTCAACTCGATACGGGGCTAAAGgctccaccttctttaGAAGATTGGACCTTGCCTGAAGGATTCCAGTAAACCATTTCTTGCGTTCATTTTCGCTCTCAGCATAGAATGTATAAGCCTGACTCTTGCCGCGTCCAGCGCAGCGAAGCTTGAAAGGGAAAGTCGCTTCATCAGCATCTGCACTTTCAATTTCCTTATTGTCACTCACAGAGTTATTCAGAATTGGGGTTGTTATTGTTGCTAGAGTTCCAGTCTCACGCTCCctattttcaagaatgacaAAATCTAGAGGAATAGGATTTTCGACGACTTTGTAACTGACAGACCGAGCACTCTTGGACTTCTCCGTCAACAAAATGTAattgtcaagaacaatGAGGTGAACAGCATGAGTGTTAATTTTCAAATCACCTTTCCTGGTGAGGTTACCGCGATAGAAGAACTTTCTCAGTTTCGAATGAAGATTCAACTTTGGCTGCACAACATTAGACTTCCAGGTCAACTGCTTCTCAATTCTTCTGAGTGCATGGATATTATCAGCGTGCACTTTCATCGCGTTGACCTTACTGCCTaatttcttgatgttttcgATCGTGTTCGTTAATTCCTTAAATTCTGAATCGGTGGCATTGTAAGTTTTTCGAATATCTGATAGCTGTAAAGGAAGCTGTTGGTATCTCGAGTTGAAAGTGCTCAATAAAAGCATGTTTCCATTTACTTGGAGTTCTTTCACTGTTGGATTCGTGCGTAGACTCTCATCCCATTTTTTTAAAATatgattttgcaaaatatcTTCGATCATGGGAACGACACCCATGTAACGCAACAAAGCATCTCTGGATGATTTCGACCATGTGCTATAAAAGTTCGCTATGCTGACAACGTCTGTGATCAATCTGCCCTCTCGTATGAGAACTTTCAATAGAGGTTCCATTAAAACACTCTTATGAATTTCAAGTAGTTCTTTTGCAGGTGTCAAGACGTCATCTCTAAACTTGCTCAAGGACGTGACAATTGACGAGcttgcagcagcagtaGCGGTCCTTATAAAGTCTGGACCGACAATGTTTACAAAGCATTCTGCCCTTTGGATGAATTTTTGCTCAAACTTAATGAGGTCGAACAAGAAAGATTGTCGTTTCGTGATTTGTGGATCTAGGTCCATATCAAGAGCTGTCAACTGCCAATGGGAAGCCCAATCGGGACCAAGTTCAAAGTCCTCCATGTTCGTAGACTCCATCCTATTTTTGTGTTCTATCCAAGCATTAATGTGACACTTGGATGAATAACAAGATAAGAGATTGTCAGACTTCTCTTCCCATTGATGATCCTTGTCGAAGCCGTAGCAGTCTGtcaattcaacaaaaactgCGTTGACTTCTACgttttcaaagaagttaACATGACAAATTTCACCTCCACCACTTTCAGCCACTGTCTCAACTTCCATTGCGTTTGCTTGTGTCAACGACTGGAGCATATGAGTGACATTTCgattgatgatgtcaacTGCAACATTCCTTTTGTGAAATATGACAAGCTTTACtaaagctttcttcaactccactTCCGAAATTGACGAGTCATGTAGCCAACATTTGAGCTTTAGGCACCAATTGAATACTTCCTTCAATGACCAAACGCTTGAGCATGCCGCAAAATGTTGAGAGTTtaatgaggatgatgaaaaCGGTAGTCTTGGAAGATCTAATGGCACAGGAGGTAATGAATCATGTTTCCTCTTTACAGACACCATTCCTCTCGGTATTTCATTAAGAATGTCCGACGTGATCACCTCCAGTGTTTCATATTGATCATGGGTAGAGGGAAGCTCCGGTAAAACGGAATAGTCGAATTTGTTTACCGAAGAAGGATAAGGGTCCATTTCATCGTAGAATTCTGACTGGTCCGTCTCAAGTAAACTCCAGCGGGGAATACGTTCCTCGGGTGATTCTTCGGCTTCGTCGTATGTCGTATCATTGCTCTGAAAAGATTGGTCTCCAACATACCATTGCTGTTTTCCACTGCCCTTGGTAGGAGACGGCGAGCGACTGTAGTCTGCAAAGTAAGacgatcttcttgatggatAGCCTGGGGATCTAAGTGGTGATCCCGATGGCAGCTCATAGGGGCCATATCGAGATTCGAATTGTGCCGGTCTGTACTCTATTGGGGGCGAGCTATGAGCAATGTCATTGTGGTatgttgatgatgtaaTAAAATTGACTCTcagtggtgatgttggcaGCAAGTTCTCGCCAAGAAGCGTTGGAATGCGTGAGGGAGTAGACTTGTTTGGTTCATCGTGAGAATTAAAAATACTTTGATTATCGTCCAGGTCAATCAAGATGTCATTATCTATTGGGTATGGCGGAGAAGTCCCGAGGTCTGGCCCTGCAACCGAGCCTTTCGGTCTCGGAGGTATCTGCAATGACGCCAtttgttcttgttcatATCGAATAGTGTTTATCATTTCTGGGGGACTAAATGGTGATGTTCCACCTTGCAGTAGGTTCTGAAATCTTCGTTTCGAAAAAGACTTTCGTCGGGACAGTTCCATTGTGGATAGGCTAGGAGATGTCGGGAAGCTGTTCTGTGTGCCTGGAGAAGCCAGAAACAATTCATCATTCGTCGATGGATTTGCAGAGGAGGGTTGTAAATTGTGATCTTGTTGGGACATATCGGTTGTGAAGTATTCATGGTCTGTTGACAATTGCTTA
This window encodes:
- the SEN1 gene encoding DNA/RNA helicase SEN1, coding for MDSPSFREELIGDISRSHKEPGSSALQSSVLMRCVKFLSSDFMANELDLFAKQEYQPIAGHALIMFSFPGKTNTTVEERLARSVSSSIDNARCFYKCLSELKHRFVVLRHIPVAQVNQFIEIVNRWVASRLQVKIKEGLDGVSAYECLQNPTLLRNNKVTLDVVVKYYVATVTSDPTEIVPAAIMLAMDDDKEKLSVGFRLIHNASNKSLDPQTIDEFHFQLYRVQDAKYFTPALAKRFWSLCAYLFRALDTDQLRSLICPRDLEEQSQYTQIRLFPLIRVLLNNILAQMDVTFIDLLKVLDILLLSLKQDFWAISEGTHYRNFTDAILQSQLYSRLLQQAITEGEPSKLSELTSWFHALHQSLNSSQKQAAALTLSDFCLSHKIPNTSATNLLSSTFNVDLLAKCRDDPSFYLRLSDARKVVSKYAGTFISAAKNASGPNSMEINLIRASLTYDVMFTAYNSSQLSKNQIPTLLDINSSLWEAVLQIPFRSTFLVNALIQSLSDVNSIIVFKPKKNESPNKDKDLEAAISMHNKDARKICTNVSALLEKLALTDPDTMRESLTNASTAMAIWSCIFSPETNQSSLNILYQVFNAEGRFEAICGLLSQSLKDNLAAIVASFETITKLRVFEPCPKAVRILMDVTNALTDPLTGILTTSPEFATDSTQIVQQLWTSSWSLLVMIYQLTLIWASMYHLTDLIEFTRDVLDVSHSLLDSFRPLLDFFDDPRVRETLFGKFLKAFNYVIVWLRLGDMSLLNSCVNLVFKGFDLAKEMGVDVDKEFLATFVKYGARAKKFNNKLTEKQREDVLAKASEFDKELVRSVVEEARRQRAASKEIPSQPSHVDKVADKGATYAYQSGKPKQSKQSLLTRFGVVSKEPPVAPAPPKPFKSNNLEAIRNELKNNRTPQKPAAAPAPPRPAGFNSKRAPVVGRSLNTLRQTGRDSDSSEDEDEDIDTSDLFLDSKKKAKITELDINGNPVAKVAQRKKAEQDRRDEERMRMRLNVNLKPLYSTILRWNYNSDSAYPTEDRDIYQPIKDTYSDVKEYVRLTEPLLMLECWQGIQSSRTTGQEVPVQLLVGSRTTCDGFFDVYASIKKADLATRKIGETDLMVLGYVADKHIEAASEVASYLKKPGTQTCLAKVRSIKHANSDYCDITLRVYPQGSMMGLLTPKTVIVGMKVMQMITVEREYSSLKGLPYYDLCDDILSATPAEPVNISDEEARSMSRGYDVNISQAKAILASARTEGFSLIQGPPGTGKTKTILGIVGHFLTTAQSENTIRIPTPSNSSRSATPEDTAKGPKVLICAPSNAAVDELVLRVRDGVVNAKGEPINPKIVRLGRSDAINQAVRDLSLEEQIDRQLNVKANEAQIDPNIRNEHTKCIAERDRIREELKRGDLRDEQVVELETKLRDINKKRSELGKRLDDQRENASIAYRTREIERRQLQAKILSEARIICSTLSGSAHEFLASMSMTFDQVIIDEACQCVELSAIIPLRYGCKKCIMVGDPNQLPPTVLSQKAASFKYEESLFVRMQRRKPNSVYLLDVQYRMHPQISRFPSLQFYNSRLKDGNGMYEKNDRPWHREFPYSPYRFFDILSKHQQSDKTKSFFNYSEAQVALELVQKLMDILPTNHFKGRIGIISPYKEQIRTLKDVFQRKYGRTILDEIDFNTVDGFQGQEKEIIIMSCVRASESGSVGFLSDIRRMNVALTRARTTLWILGNKKSLKRDNVWSKLIQDAEDRNCVTSAEPGFLKMISSKPTTNTFKNSSQVPPIGESTKEQIDNCRPSVKRPSENDRSSSASDSSEPPRKKASSLFNSSEESSNNLLPQVKTKMKIPKSGVYVHPGTKVSSPFPVEKPASNSPSSSEPTPSDEKSKVADISASAKAPSPPKAVKSGVYAPPDPKARKKSTSIFIKRKGNSRQARPSGPPY
- the CNB1 gene encoding calcineurin regulatory subunit B yields the protein MGLASSTLLESFMEGTNFDREEIDRLRKRFMKLDSDGSGAIDKNEFLAIPGISSNPLSSRLMDVFDEDHDGTIDFQEFITGLSAFSGKSSRLEKLRFAFKIYDIDRDGFIGNGELFIVMKMMVGKNLQDEELQQIVDKTISEADADGDGRLSFEEFKNAVDSTSVASALTLNNI
- the TUS1 gene encoding Rho family guanine nucleotide exchange factor TUS1, yielding MMTSQNMGSPQSGNSISFNPPASITSPPLPPRELPKPIITTHFEDDSVEINEDSILSYECPRPMGPKQLSTDHEYFTTDMSQQDHNLQPSSANPSTNDELFSASPGTQNSFPTSPSLSTMESSRRKSFSKRRFQNLSQGGTSPFSPPEMINTIRYEQEQMASLQIPPRPKGSVAGPDLGTSPPYPIDNDILIDSDDNQSIFNSHDEPNKSTPSRIPTLLGENLSPTSPSRVNFITSSTYHNDIAHSSPPIEYRPAQFESRYGPYESPSGSPLRSPGYPSRRSSYFADYSRSPSPTKGSGKQQWYVGDQSFQSNDTTYDEAEESPEERIPRWSLLETDQSEFYDEMDPYPSSVNKFDYSVLPELPSTHDQYETSEVITSDILNEIPRGMVSVKRKHDSLPPVPLDLPRLPFSSSSLNSQHFAACSSVWSLKEVFNWCLKLKCWLHDSSISEVELKKALVKLVIFHKRNVAVDIINRNVTHMLQSLTQANAMEVETVAESGGGEICHVNFFENVEVNAVFVELTDCYGFDKDHQWEEKSDNLLSCYSSKCHINAWIEHKNRMESTNMEDFELGPDWASHWQLTALDMDLDPQITKRQSFLFDLIKFEQKFIQRAECFVNIVGPDFIRTATAAASSSIVTSLSKFRDDVLTPAKELLEIHKSVLMEPLLKVLIREGRLITDVVSIANFYSTWSKSSRDALLRYMGVVPMIEDILQNHILKKWDESLRTNPTVKELQVNGNMLLLSTFNSRYQQLPLQLSDIRKTYNATDSEFKELTNTIENIKKLGSKVNAMKVHADNIHALRRIEKQLTWKSNVVQPKLNLHSKSRKFFYRGNLTRKGDLKINTHAVHLIVLDNYILLTEKSKSARSVSYKVVENPIPLDFVILENRERETGTLATITTPISNNSVSDNKEIESADADEATFPFKLRCAGRGKSQAYTFYAESENERKKWFTGILQARSNLLKKVEPLAPYRVEGTECAFFAYESNDRMLKLPICPSNDPLQINSKDTSVLLKQRGASPDLYSSNNDSIVVGRVKCSERFLYKGITFHLIGLSAGLYCSDLQNRWKRMINSTSVTKITALPAFKVIIVLANKTLKYYSLPQFVDVYFERKETLQSTMLSNDQIQFYEVGRHRGVTTLFLAKKKNAGVTNFKVFTVETDNNGIFSSFFLLKRFYIQADCYGLSVFNTTIAIHTQRGFEILDLNRLQPRTVPELPAQESINKKIDVYSRKGTTQGSEQIRRMLSHSGIKPMGMFKLNNNKEFLLVYNECAIFVNKSGKLSRNNVVKFDFKPRATGFHDNELFIVNDEVVEIWSISDQANGTNMLHQVITGKDISLINSETSCFVAANPRKIGLQMVFYVLPKALAESDP